One Cololabis saira isolate AMF1-May2022 chromosome 12, fColSai1.1, whole genome shotgun sequence DNA window includes the following coding sequences:
- the LOC133456654 gene encoding UDP-glucuronosyltransferase 2C1-like isoform X1: MCTCHGVPAMGSCPVLPFVLLFSASLLSTGDGDKVLVYPMDGSHWINMKILLKALYSRGHQITVLRSSTSWYISEFSPYYTSITVPQEQSQNIESQTFMTSFLETSLEVRRNKGSLWALFEFYRNVFDLVKGNNQIVAKLISSVLENKTLIRELKEPGYDLFLTDPVFPGGVLLAHYLKLPLVFNVRWISIGEAHFAIAPTPLSYVPAVFSHCSDKMDFFQRVSNIFYQSMLIYMYKYVSSPPYQAICDDHFGNNVSIMSLLQNADLWLMRVDYIFEFPRPTMPNIIYIGGFQGKPAKPLPSHLEEFMQSSGKYGVIVMTLGTLLNDLGSELSETFASAFANLPQKVLWRHAGKRPATLGNNTMLLDWLPQNDVLGHPKTKAFVTHGGTNGIYQAIYHGVPVLGIPLIFDQDDNMVRLKARGVAEMIEVTSTDVEALTSALKNIVDPKKPYKQNMMKLSQLHHDKPIKPIDNAVFWMEHVMRHKGASHLRTEAYKLPLHAYYNLDVMAVFLVFGLLITKFSWASCRCIIGCFTMKKKAKLE; this comes from the coding sequence cGATGGGTTCATGTCCAGTCCTTCCATTCGTCTTACTGTTTTCTGCTTCTCTGTTGTCCACTGGCGACGGTGATAAAGTGCTAGTTTACCCAATGGATGGGAGCCACTGGATCAACATGAAAATCCTTCTGAAGGCTCTGTACTCCCGAGGGCATCAAATCACAGTGCTTCGCTCATCTACCAGTTGGTACATTTCTGAATTCTCGCCCTATTATACGTCCATCACAGTCCCCCAGGAGCAGTCCCAAAACATAGAGAGCCAAACTTTCATGACCTCTTTCTTAGAGACATCTTTGGAGGTCCGTCGCAATAAGGGCTCACTTTGGGCACTATTTGAGTTTTACAGGAATGTTTTCGACTTGGTTAAAGGAAACAATCAAATTGTGGCAAAGCTGATCAGCAGTGTACTGGAGAACAAAACGCTGATAAGGGAACTGAAGGAACCAGGATATGATCTCTTTTTAACAGACCCTGTTTTTCCAGGTGGAGTGCTGTTGGCACATTATCTCAAGCTTCCCTTGGTTTTCAATGTACGCTGGATTTCTATTGGAGAGGCACATTTTGCCATTGCTCCTACCCCATTATCCTATGTACCCGCCGTATTCTCACATTGCTCTGACAAGATGGATTTTTTTCAAAGAGTCAGTAACATATTCTATCAAAGCATGTTGATTTACATGTACAAGTATGTTTCCAGTCCACCATACCAGGCTATTTGTGATGATCATTTTGGAAACAATGTAAGCATCATGTCTCTATTACAAAACGCTGATCTCTGGTTAATGCGGGTTGACTATATATTTGAGTTCCCTCGTCCCACCATGCCTAATATTATCTATATTGGAGGCTTCCAAGGTAAACCTGCTAAGCCTCTTCCATCACATTTAGAAGAATTTATGCAGAGCTCCGGGAAATATGGGGTGATTGTCATGACTTTAGGAACCCTGTTGAATGATCTTGGCTCTGAGTTATCAGAAACTTTTGCTTCAGCCTTTGCCAACCTCCCTCAGAAGGTTTTGTGGAGGCATGCTGGTAAAAGACCAGCCACTCTAGGAAACAACACCATGCTGCTTGACTGGCTGCCTCAAAATGATGTCCTTGGCCACCCTAAAACCAAAGCCTTTGTTACACATGGAGGCACCAATGGCATCTACCAGGCCATCTACCACGGCGTGCCAGTTCTGGGAATTCCACTCATCTTTGACCAAGACGACAACATGGTGCGTCTGAAGGCACGTGGTGTGGCTGAGATGATTGAAGTTACATCAACGGATGTTGAGGCTCTGACAAGTGCTCTGAAGAACATTGTGGACCCAAAAAAGCCCTACAAGCAGAATATGATGAAACTGTCACAACTGCATCACGACAAACCAATTAAGCCTATAGACAATGCTGTTTTCTGGATGGAACACGTCATGAGGCACAAGGGTGCATCACACCTGCGCACTGAGGCATACAAACTGCCTTTGCATGCTTATTATAATCTTGATGTGATGGCAGTGTTTTTGGTGTTTGGTTTACTTATAACTAAATTCAGCTGGGCTTCCTGTAGATGTATTATTGGATGTTTCACAATGAAAAAGAAAGCCAAGCTTGAATAA
- the LOC133456654 gene encoding UDP-glucuronosyltransferase 2C1-like isoform X2, whose protein sequence is MGSCPVLPFVLLFSASLLSTGDGDKVLVYPMDGSHWINMKILLKALYSRGHQITVLRSSTSWYISEFSPYYTSITVPQEQSQNIESQTFMTSFLETSLEVRRNKGSLWALFEFYRNVFDLVKGNNQIVAKLISSVLENKTLIRELKEPGYDLFLTDPVFPGGVLLAHYLKLPLVFNVRWISIGEAHFAIAPTPLSYVPAVFSHCSDKMDFFQRVSNIFYQSMLIYMYKYVSSPPYQAICDDHFGNNVSIMSLLQNADLWLMRVDYIFEFPRPTMPNIIYIGGFQGKPAKPLPSHLEEFMQSSGKYGVIVMTLGTLLNDLGSELSETFASAFANLPQKVLWRHAGKRPATLGNNTMLLDWLPQNDVLGHPKTKAFVTHGGTNGIYQAIYHGVPVLGIPLIFDQDDNMVRLKARGVAEMIEVTSTDVEALTSALKNIVDPKKPYKQNMMKLSQLHHDKPIKPIDNAVFWMEHVMRHKGASHLRTEAYKLPLHAYYNLDVMAVFLVFGLLITKFSWASCRCIIGCFTMKKKAKLE, encoded by the coding sequence ATGGGTTCATGTCCAGTCCTTCCATTCGTCTTACTGTTTTCTGCTTCTCTGTTGTCCACTGGCGACGGTGATAAAGTGCTAGTTTACCCAATGGATGGGAGCCACTGGATCAACATGAAAATCCTTCTGAAGGCTCTGTACTCCCGAGGGCATCAAATCACAGTGCTTCGCTCATCTACCAGTTGGTACATTTCTGAATTCTCGCCCTATTATACGTCCATCACAGTCCCCCAGGAGCAGTCCCAAAACATAGAGAGCCAAACTTTCATGACCTCTTTCTTAGAGACATCTTTGGAGGTCCGTCGCAATAAGGGCTCACTTTGGGCACTATTTGAGTTTTACAGGAATGTTTTCGACTTGGTTAAAGGAAACAATCAAATTGTGGCAAAGCTGATCAGCAGTGTACTGGAGAACAAAACGCTGATAAGGGAACTGAAGGAACCAGGATATGATCTCTTTTTAACAGACCCTGTTTTTCCAGGTGGAGTGCTGTTGGCACATTATCTCAAGCTTCCCTTGGTTTTCAATGTACGCTGGATTTCTATTGGAGAGGCACATTTTGCCATTGCTCCTACCCCATTATCCTATGTACCCGCCGTATTCTCACATTGCTCTGACAAGATGGATTTTTTTCAAAGAGTCAGTAACATATTCTATCAAAGCATGTTGATTTACATGTACAAGTATGTTTCCAGTCCACCATACCAGGCTATTTGTGATGATCATTTTGGAAACAATGTAAGCATCATGTCTCTATTACAAAACGCTGATCTCTGGTTAATGCGGGTTGACTATATATTTGAGTTCCCTCGTCCCACCATGCCTAATATTATCTATATTGGAGGCTTCCAAGGTAAACCTGCTAAGCCTCTTCCATCACATTTAGAAGAATTTATGCAGAGCTCCGGGAAATATGGGGTGATTGTCATGACTTTAGGAACCCTGTTGAATGATCTTGGCTCTGAGTTATCAGAAACTTTTGCTTCAGCCTTTGCCAACCTCCCTCAGAAGGTTTTGTGGAGGCATGCTGGTAAAAGACCAGCCACTCTAGGAAACAACACCATGCTGCTTGACTGGCTGCCTCAAAATGATGTCCTTGGCCACCCTAAAACCAAAGCCTTTGTTACACATGGAGGCACCAATGGCATCTACCAGGCCATCTACCACGGCGTGCCAGTTCTGGGAATTCCACTCATCTTTGACCAAGACGACAACATGGTGCGTCTGAAGGCACGTGGTGTGGCTGAGATGATTGAAGTTACATCAACGGATGTTGAGGCTCTGACAAGTGCTCTGAAGAACATTGTGGACCCAAAAAAGCCCTACAAGCAGAATATGATGAAACTGTCACAACTGCATCACGACAAACCAATTAAGCCTATAGACAATGCTGTTTTCTGGATGGAACACGTCATGAGGCACAAGGGTGCATCACACCTGCGCACTGAGGCATACAAACTGCCTTTGCATGCTTATTATAATCTTGATGTGATGGCAGTGTTTTTGGTGTTTGGTTTACTTATAACTAAATTCAGCTGGGCTTCCTGTAGATGTATTATTGGATGTTTCACAATGAAAAAGAAAGCCAAGCTTGAATAA